In Acidovorax sp. GBBC 1281, a single window of DNA contains:
- a CDS encoding beta-ketoacyl-ACP synthase III has product MRRYSRITGTGSSLPPRRLTNADLVAELAQRGVETSDEWIVERTGIRARHFAERDVCSSDLGLEASRNALEAAGVQPQDIDLIIVATSTPDMVFPSTACILQNKLGANGCPAFDVQAVCSGFVYALTVADAMIQSGSARRALVVGAEVFSRILDFDDRTTCVLFGDGAGAVVLEASETPGILSSDLHADGRHVGILCVPGNVYGGQILGDPLLKMDGQAVFKLAVGVLEKAARAALEKAGLTDADVDWLIPHQANIRIMQSTAKKLGLSMDKVVVTVDQHGNTSAASIPLALDHAVRTGQAKPGQTLLLEGVGGGFTWGAVLLKL; this is encoded by the coding sequence ATGAGACGCTACTCCCGCATCACAGGCACTGGCAGCAGCCTTCCTCCTCGTCGTCTGACCAATGCCGACCTCGTGGCCGAGTTGGCTCAGCGCGGTGTGGAAACATCGGACGAGTGGATCGTCGAGCGCACCGGCATCCGGGCCCGCCACTTCGCGGAGCGCGATGTCTGCAGCAGCGATCTGGGGCTGGAGGCTTCTCGCAATGCGCTGGAGGCGGCAGGGGTTCAGCCGCAGGACATCGATCTGATCATCGTCGCCACGTCCACGCCGGACATGGTTTTCCCTTCGACCGCCTGCATCTTGCAAAACAAGCTGGGGGCCAATGGATGTCCGGCTTTCGATGTGCAGGCCGTCTGCAGTGGTTTCGTGTATGCGCTGACCGTGGCAGATGCCATGATCCAGTCCGGCAGCGCCCGCCGCGCCCTCGTCGTGGGTGCGGAGGTGTTCAGCCGCATCCTCGATTTTGATGACCGCACCACCTGCGTGCTGTTTGGTGACGGCGCAGGCGCCGTGGTGCTGGAAGCGTCGGAAACTCCTGGCATCCTGTCGAGCGATCTGCATGCCGATGGCCGGCATGTGGGCATTCTGTGTGTGCCGGGCAACGTTTATGGCGGGCAGATTCTGGGTGACCCATTGCTCAAGATGGATGGCCAGGCCGTTTTCAAGCTGGCTGTGGGTGTGCTGGAAAAAGCAGCCCGTGCTGCCCTGGAGAAGGCCGGCCTGACCGATGCGGACGTGGACTGGCTGATCCCTCACCAGGCCAACATCCGCATCATGCAAAGTACGGCGAAGAAGCTGGGCCTGTCGATGGACAAGGTGGTCGTCACCGTAGACCAACATGGCAACACTTCGGCGGCGTCGATTCCCCTGGCACTCGATCATGCGGTTCGCACCGGCCAGGCCAAGCCCGGACAGACGTTGCTTCTGGAGGGCGTGGGAGGCGGTTTTACATGGGGTGCGGTGCTCCTGAAGCTGTAG
- the fabD gene encoding ACP S-malonyltransferase, protein MTTKKSFAFVFPGQGSQSVGMLDAWGDHPVVALTLQEASDALGEDIARLIHEGPKEALSLTTNTQPVMLVAGVAAWRAWISEGGNVPAAVAGHSLGEYSALVAAGVLTLAQAAPLVRLRAAAMQEAVPVGVGAMAAILGMDAHKVIEGCAAAAASFGADGGEVVEAVNFNDPIQTVIAGTKAGVDKACELLKASGAKRALPLPVSAPFHSSLMRPAAEKLREALSALSLAAPQIPVVNNVDVAVRQEADAIRDALYRQAFGPVRWVECVQALKSHGVTHLVECGPGKVLTGLAKRIDPELVAASIYDPATLAEIRALLA, encoded by the coding sequence ATGACGACCAAAAAATCTTTTGCATTTGTTTTTCCCGGCCAGGGATCCCAGTCGGTCGGCATGCTGGATGCATGGGGCGACCACCCTGTGGTGGCGCTAACCCTGCAGGAGGCTTCCGACGCCCTGGGCGAAGACATCGCACGCTTGATTCATGAGGGCCCGAAAGAAGCGCTTTCGCTGACGACCAACACCCAGCCGGTCATGCTCGTCGCTGGCGTGGCCGCGTGGCGTGCGTGGATCTCGGAGGGCGGCAACGTCCCGGCTGCGGTGGCCGGCCACTCGCTCGGCGAATATTCGGCGTTGGTGGCTGCAGGGGTGCTGACGCTGGCGCAGGCCGCGCCACTCGTGCGTCTGCGTGCTGCCGCCATGCAGGAAGCGGTTCCCGTCGGCGTGGGCGCGATGGCTGCCATTCTGGGCATGGATGCGCATAAAGTGATCGAAGGTTGCGCTGCGGCGGCAGCATCCTTCGGTGCGGATGGCGGTGAAGTGGTGGAGGCCGTGAATTTCAATGACCCCATCCAGACCGTGATTGCGGGCACGAAAGCCGGCGTCGACAAGGCGTGCGAACTGTTGAAGGCATCTGGCGCCAAGCGTGCGTTGCCCTTGCCGGTATCCGCTCCTTTTCACTCCAGCCTGATGAGGCCGGCGGCCGAGAAATTGCGGGAGGCCCTGTCGGCGCTGTCCTTGGCGGCCCCGCAGATCCCAGTCGTCAACAACGTGGATGTCGCGGTCCGGCAGGAGGCAGATGCCATTCGCGATGCGCTGTACCGCCAGGCCTTCGGTCCGGTGCGCTGGGTGGAATGCGTGCAGGCGCTCAAATCCCACGGCGTGACGCATCTGGTGGAGTGCGGCCCAGGCAAGGTGCTGACGGGCTTGGCAAAACGCATCGACCCCGAACTGGTCGCTGCTTCTATTTATGACCCGGCCACGCTGGCCGAAATACGAGCATTGTTGGCATGA
- the plsX gene encoding phosphate acyltransferase PlsX produces the protein MITLAVDCMGGDHGPRVTLAACRQFLENHPEARLLLVGQPESLKDFKHDRAAVTPASEVVTMDDPVEIALRRKKDSSMRVAIQQVKDGAAQAAISAGNTGALMAIARYLLKTLDGIDRPAIATQIPNAKGGATTVLDLGANVDCSAEHLLQFAVMGSALVSALQEGSEPTVGLLNIGEEAIKGSEVIKKAGELLRTVGNSGDLRFFGNVEGNDIFKGTVDIVVCDGFVGNVALKASEGVASMIVGGLKQEFKRNIFTKLAAVVAYPVLSALMKRMDHRRYNGAALLGLRGLVFKSHGSADAMAFEQALNRAYDAARNNLLDRVRTRVAHAAPLLAPSDAQPVNTAVGSPY, from the coding sequence ATGATCACACTGGCTGTTGACTGCATGGGGGGCGATCACGGCCCCCGCGTCACGCTAGCGGCGTGCCGCCAGTTCCTAGAAAACCATCCCGAAGCCCGTTTGCTCCTTGTCGGCCAGCCCGAAAGCCTCAAGGACTTCAAGCACGATCGGGCCGCTGTCACGCCTGCCAGCGAGGTCGTCACCATGGACGACCCAGTGGAGATTGCCTTGCGCCGTAAAAAGGATTCGTCCATGCGCGTTGCAATTCAGCAGGTCAAGGATGGGGCCGCACAAGCCGCCATTTCTGCGGGCAACACGGGCGCTTTGATGGCCATCGCTCGCTATCTCCTCAAAACCCTGGACGGAATCGACCGCCCCGCGATTGCGACACAGATACCCAATGCCAAGGGCGGTGCTACGACCGTGCTGGACTTGGGCGCCAACGTAGATTGCAGTGCCGAGCATCTGCTGCAATTTGCAGTGATGGGGTCGGCGCTGGTGTCTGCGCTTCAAGAGGGCTCGGAGCCCACCGTCGGCTTGCTCAACATTGGCGAGGAAGCGATCAAAGGCAGTGAAGTGATCAAAAAAGCAGGCGAACTGTTGCGTACGGTGGGTAATTCAGGTGATCTTCGCTTTTTTGGCAATGTGGAAGGCAACGACATTTTCAAGGGCACGGTCGATATCGTGGTTTGTGACGGTTTTGTGGGCAATGTGGCGCTCAAGGCCAGCGAAGGTGTGGCCTCCATGATCGTCGGTGGACTCAAGCAGGAGTTCAAGCGCAATATCTTTACCAAACTGGCGGCAGTTGTGGCCTATCCGGTGCTATCTGCACTTATGAAGCGAATGGATCACCGTCGCTACAACGGGGCGGCATTGCTCGGGCTGCGCGGATTGGTGTTCAAGAGTCATGGATCGGCGGACGCCATGGCCTTCGAGCAGGCTTTGAACCGGGCGTATGATGCAGCCCGCAACAACCTGCTCGACCGCGTCCGGACGCGGGTGGCGCATGCTGCGCCCTTGCTGGCGCCATCGGATGCCCAGCCTGTCAATACCGCCGTCGGGTCCCCATATTGA
- the rpmF gene encoding 50S ribosomal protein L32 — MAVQQNKKSPSKRGMHRSHNALNVPGTAVEPTTGEAHLRHHISPNGFYRGRQVLKNKSEA, encoded by the coding sequence ATGGCTGTTCAGCAAAACAAAAAATCCCCTTCCAAGCGCGGCATGCACCGTTCGCACAATGCTCTCAACGTGCCTGGCACGGCTGTCGAGCCCACCACCGGCGAAGCCCATCTGCGCCACCACATCAGCCCCAACGGTTTTTACCGTGGCCGCCAAGTGCTGAAGAACAAGTCTGAAGCCTGA
- the fabG gene encoding 3-oxoacyl-ACP reductase FabG, which translates to MSDTPSLNEKPQVALVTGASRGIGAAIAAVLASRGYLVIGTATTDEGAQRISQALSSGGGQGVNLNVTDVAAVDALIDTIVKQHGGLHVLVNNAGITRDTLSMRMKDDDWDAVIDTNLKAVFQVSRAVIRPMMKQRFGRIINITSVVGSAGNPGQANYVAAKAGVAGMARALARELASRGITVNCVAPGFIATDMTAQLPTEQQQSLQSQIPMGHMGRPEDIAHAVAYLASAEAGYVTGQELHVNGGMYM; encoded by the coding sequence ATGAGCGATACCCCTTCGTTGAATGAAAAGCCCCAGGTAGCGCTGGTCACTGGCGCATCGCGCGGCATCGGCGCTGCCATCGCGGCCGTGTTGGCGTCCCGTGGTTATTTGGTGATCGGTACCGCGACGACGGATGAGGGCGCTCAGCGCATCTCTCAGGCCCTGTCGTCCGGCGGCGGTCAGGGTGTGAATCTGAACGTCACGGATGTGGCGGCTGTCGATGCGTTGATCGACACCATCGTGAAGCAGCACGGCGGTTTGCATGTGCTGGTGAACAATGCTGGCATCACCCGCGACACGTTGTCCATGCGCATGAAGGACGACGACTGGGATGCGGTCATCGACACCAATCTGAAGGCCGTGTTCCAGGTGAGCCGCGCCGTCATTCGACCCATGATGAAACAGCGCTTCGGCCGCATCATCAACATCACCAGCGTGGTGGGTTCGGCAGGCAATCCAGGCCAGGCCAACTATGTGGCAGCGAAGGCGGGCGTGGCAGGCATGGCGCGTGCCCTTGCCCGTGAACTGGCCAGCCGGGGCATCACGGTGAACTGCGTGGCTCCTGGTTTCATCGCGACCGACATGACGGCGCAACTCCCTACCGAGCAGCAGCAATCGCTGCAATCGCAGATTCCAATGGGCCACATGGGCCGCCCGGAAGACATTGCCCATGCGGTCGCCTATCTGGCGTCGGCAGAGGCAGGCTATGTCACGGGCCAGGAGTTGCATGTCAATGGCGGCATGTACATGTAA